The following are from one region of the Lytechinus variegatus isolate NC3 chromosome 4, Lvar_3.0, whole genome shotgun sequence genome:
- the LOC121412435 gene encoding uncharacterized protein LOC121412435 encodes MDQDAYDDKIEEILQDKDTYSKLNRDPTQANERKINQQLLTLHRSDALPKALYFQLRSSSAKSSILFGQPKIHKPNTPLRPIISTRGSPCYNTARHLANILQPLVGQTQHHVTNSKHFIDVISKTKIRPSDTLVSFDVVSLFTSVPVDQACDIIKQRLITDSDLASRTNLTPDQIHDVLLTCLNSNSFKWRNNYYKQLQGAAMGSPLSPIIANIFMEHFEHQALKTADKPPSLWLRYVDDTFVIWPHSTPDLHQFLNHLNNQHPSIKFTMETQRDNSIPFLDVLITKTPSGFPSHQVYRKPTHTDRYLNFRSHHHPSIHQSVADTLVRRAHQLSDKAHLHQELKHVTNALTTINHYPRRRIKTQPPSHQPSTDSTENPSETKPVATIVLPYIGKTSHRLQRILHSANILVRHQSSRKLHSILHSHKDKHPSNKQPGVYKIPCDCGKVYIGETGRDFDTRLKEHKTHHRRSDWDRSAIVKHAQQENHRIEWERSHLITNIRHWNTRRVREAIEIHQHNTVPQDPGLHINSIWHPILRHHQTSNQSTNNQPSTVTPPSPPTQHSSLIASPTQPGTPPTHTPPPPTPRYNLRRRPNTSSVYQATHSLPPKLTRRVRRPTRTERYH; translated from the coding sequence ATGGACCAAGACGCATACGATGACAAGATCGAAGAGATTCTCCAAGACAAGGACACCTACTCCAAACTCAACAGAGACCCAACTCAGGCCAACGAAAGGAAAATCAACCAACAACTGCTGACCCTACACCGATCCGATGCACTACCCAAGGCACTCTACTTCCAACTCAGATCGTCTTCAGCCAAGTCATCTATCTTATTCGGACAACCCAAGATACACAAGCCTAACACTCCTCTCCGCCCTATCATCTCCACTCGTGGGTCACCCTGCTACAACACAGCACGCCATCTGGCCAACATCCTCCAACCACTCGTAGGCCAGACCCAGCACCATGTCACCAACTCCAAGCACTTCATAGACGTCATCTCCAAAACCAAGATCCGGCCCTCCGACACACTTGTCAGCTTTGATGTCGTCTCCCTCTTCACCAGCGTACCTGTAGACCAagcatgtgacatcatcaagcaACGCCTGATCACCGACTCAGACCTAGCATCCAGAACCAATCTCACACCAGACCAGATCCACGACGTCCTCCTCACCTGTCTCAACTCCAACTCCTTCAAATGGCGCAACAACTACTACAAACAACTACAAGGAGCAGCCATGGGGTCACCTCTCTCACCAATCATCGCTAACATCTTCATGGAACACTTTGAGCACCAAGCACTCAAGACTGCGGACAAACCTCCTTCACTCTGGCTCCGCTACGTCGACGACACCTTTGTCATCTGGCCGCACAGCACACCCGACCTTCACCAGTTTCTCAACCACCTCAACAACCAGCACCCCAGCATCAAGTTCACCATGGAGACCCAACGCGACAACTCAATTCCATTTCTAGACGTTCTCATCACTAAGACACCGTCTGGATTCCCATCTCACCAGGTGTACCGAAAACCTACCCACACAGACCGCTACCTCAACTTCCGCTCACACCACCACCCGTCCATCCACCAATCAGTCGCCGACACTCTCGTCAGACGAGCCCACCAACTCAGCGACAAGGCACACTTACATCAAGAACTCAAGCACGTGACCAATGCACTCACCACCATCAACCACTACCCCAGAAGAAGGATCAAGACTCAACCACCCAGCCACCAACCCAGCACCGACAGCACCGAAAACCCATCCGAAACCAAGCCCGTCGCCACCATAGTACTACCCTACATCGGCAAGACTTCACACCGACTACAACGCATCCTTCACTCTGCCAACATCCTCGTCAGACACCAATCCTCTCGAAAACTACACTCCATCCTTCACTCTCATAAGGACAAGCACCCATCCAACAAACAACCAGGCGTCTACAAGATCCCCTGCGACTGCGGTAAAGTCTACATTGGGGAAACCGGCCGAGACTTCGACACCAGACTCAAGGAACACAAGACCCACCACCGACGCAGCGACTGGGACCGATCCGCCATCGTCAAGCACGCACAACAAGAGAATCACCGCATAGAATGGGAAAGGAGCCACCTAATCACCAACATCCGGCACTGGAATACCAGAAGGGTCAGGGAAGCCATTGAGATACATCAACACAACACTGTGCCTCAAGACCCTGGCCTCCACATCAACAGCATCTGGCACCCAATCCTACGTCACCATCAAACTTCTAACCAATCCACAAACAACCAACCGTCCACCGTCACTCCACCGAGCCCTCCTACCCAACACAGCAGTCTGATTGCATCACCAACTCAACCAGGGACTCCGCCGACACACACACCACCGCCACCGACACCTCGCTACAACCTCCGCCGTCGACCCAACACCTCATCCGTATACCAGGCCACCCACTCACTCCCGCCGAAGCTCACCCGACGAGTCCGCCGACCAACACGCACAGAACGCTACCATTGA